From Microbacterium pseudoresistens, the proteins below share one genomic window:
- a CDS encoding LysM peptidoglycan-binding domain-containing protein, whose translation MSTVTLAPALRPARSLPSRPALSRPSTTSNTRLRLTARGRRLLAVVVALPLAAGLAFAVLSGGSALASGDSAVGGSSFETVVVMPGDSLWSIAAEVAPTADPRDVIDAMVRLNLLRAGALEVGQELAIPAEYAS comes from the coding sequence ATGAGCACCGTCACCCTCGCCCCGGCACTCCGGCCGGCTCGTTCGCTGCCCTCGCGTCCTGCTCTCTCCCGTCCCTCGACGACGTCGAACACGCGTCTGCGGCTGACAGCACGTGGTCGCCGCCTGCTCGCCGTCGTCGTCGCTCTGCCCCTCGCCGCAGGCCTGGCGTTCGCCGTGCTGAGCGGAGGGTCGGCCCTGGCATCGGGGGACTCCGCCGTCGGCGGATCATCCTTCGAGACGGTCGTGGTGATGCCGGGCGACTCGCTGTGGTCGATCGCGGCCGAGGTCGCGCCAACCGCCGATCCCCGTGACGTCATCGACGCGATGGTGCGCCTCAACCTGCTGCGCGCCGGTGCCCTTGAAGTGGGTCAGGAGCTGGCCATCCCGGCCGAGTACGCGTCCTGA
- the lexA gene encoding transcriptional repressor LexA, with the protein MSDAATPDIEAPRTRRRKSLSAKQMAILEVIQRSIAQHGYPPSMREIGDAVGLKSLSSVTHQLGQLELSGYLRRDPGKTRAMEVLIDLPGTSTENPADTAPSVGDAALVPLVGRIAAGVPITAEQQIEEIFPLPRQLVGKGELFMLKVTGESMIDAAICDGDWVVVRAQSTAENGEIVAAMLDGEATVKTFRQRDGHTWLLPRNSAFEPIPGDDAVVLGRVVAVLRTV; encoded by the coding sequence ATGAGCGACGCCGCCACACCCGATATCGAGGCCCCGCGCACCCGTCGGCGCAAGAGCCTGAGCGCCAAGCAGATGGCCATCCTCGAGGTGATCCAGCGTTCGATCGCGCAACACGGCTATCCGCCGAGCATGCGCGAGATCGGCGATGCGGTGGGCCTCAAGTCGCTCTCGAGCGTCACCCACCAGCTGGGCCAGCTCGAGCTCAGCGGCTACCTGCGGCGCGATCCGGGCAAGACGCGTGCCATGGAGGTGCTCATCGACCTGCCGGGCACCTCCACCGAGAATCCGGCCGACACCGCGCCGTCGGTGGGCGACGCCGCTCTCGTCCCGCTCGTGGGGAGAATCGCGGCGGGCGTGCCGATCACGGCCGAGCAGCAGATCGAAGAGATCTTCCCGCTCCCCCGCCAGCTCGTCGGCAAGGGCGAGCTGTTCATGCTCAAGGTCACCGGCGAATCGATGATCGATGCGGCCATCTGCGACGGCGACTGGGTCGTCGTCCGCGCGCAGAGCACGGCGGAGAACGGCGAGATCGTGGCGGCCATGCTCGACGGCGAGGCCACGGTCAAGACCTTCCGTCAGCGCGACGGACACACGTGGCTGCTCCCCCGCAACTCCGCCTTCGAGCCCATCCCCGGCGACGACGCCGTGGTGCTCGGCCGTGTCGTGGCGGTGCTGCGCACCGTCTGA
- the metE gene encoding 5-methyltetrahydropteroyltriglutamate--homocysteine S-methyltransferase: MTAFPQGTILGYPRIGRRRELKKAVEAFWAGRIDEGELEAGAAALRADVRERLAGLGLGRADSAIPESFSFYDQVLDAAVTVGAIPTRFEGLRDADGGIGLPAYFTIARGEGDRAPLEMTKWFDSNYHYLVPEIGPDTVFSLSSDRIVRQVEEAVAAGYVTRPVVVGPVTLLALSKAADEAPEGFDPLSRLDDLLPVYVELLSRLAAAGAEWVQLDEPALVSESLPASTAELGAAAARAYAVLGGATPRPSIFVAAPYAALGANLEVLAAAPIEAIGIDLVRGTVPDAVAGLADKTIVGGVVDGHNIWRGDLSGAFDALQSLREVGAGGVAASTSTSLLHVPHDVDDESKLDARLVSWLAFADQKTAQVVTLAKGLAEGRDAIEDALDAASAALADRVDAPGVRDGAVRARTAALQEADYTREDYSLRVAAQDEALALPALPLTTIGSFPQTGDIRRARARFTRGEITSDEYEGFLREEISRVVALQEQLGLDVLVHGEPERNDMVQYFAENLDGFEVTENGWVQSYGSRATRPSILWGDVSRPAPITVAWSSFAQSLTSKPVKGMLTGPVTILAWSFVRDDQPLGETADQVALALRDEIADLEAAGIGVIQVDEPALRELLPLKKADQPAYLQWSVDSFRLATAAAETATQIHTHLCYSEFGVVIDAIRALDADVTSIEAARSRMEVVTDVAASGFDHGIGPGVYDIHSPRVPSAAEVESLLRRAVEEIPLRQLWVNPDCGLKTRGYEETNASLANIVEAARTVRDEVSATV; encoded by the coding sequence ATGACCGCGTTTCCCCAGGGGACGATCCTCGGCTACCCCCGCATCGGACGACGCCGCGAGCTGAAGAAGGCCGTCGAGGCGTTCTGGGCAGGGCGTATCGACGAGGGGGAGCTGGAGGCAGGTGCCGCGGCGCTGCGCGCCGACGTCCGCGAGCGGCTGGCCGGCCTGGGCCTCGGCCGCGCCGACTCGGCGATCCCGGAGTCCTTCTCGTTCTACGACCAGGTGCTCGACGCCGCGGTGACGGTCGGGGCGATCCCGACGCGCTTCGAGGGCCTCCGCGACGCCGATGGCGGGATCGGCCTGCCGGCCTACTTCACCATCGCGCGCGGCGAGGGCGATCGCGCGCCGCTGGAGATGACCAAGTGGTTCGACTCGAACTATCACTACCTCGTGCCCGAGATCGGGCCGGACACCGTCTTCTCGCTCTCGAGCGACCGCATCGTGCGCCAGGTGGAGGAGGCCGTGGCCGCCGGCTATGTCACGCGTCCCGTGGTCGTGGGCCCGGTCACTCTGCTCGCGCTGTCCAAGGCCGCCGACGAGGCGCCCGAGGGCTTCGATCCGCTCTCGCGGCTGGACGACCTGCTCCCCGTCTACGTCGAACTGCTGTCGCGCCTCGCCGCGGCGGGTGCGGAGTGGGTGCAGCTCGACGAACCGGCGCTGGTCAGCGAGTCGCTGCCCGCCTCGACCGCCGAGCTCGGGGCGGCCGCCGCCCGCGCCTACGCCGTGCTGGGCGGGGCGACGCCGCGACCGTCGATCTTCGTCGCGGCTCCCTACGCCGCACTCGGTGCGAACCTCGAGGTGCTCGCCGCCGCGCCGATCGAGGCGATCGGGATCGATCTCGTGCGCGGTACGGTCCCCGACGCCGTCGCGGGTCTTGCCGACAAGACCATCGTGGGCGGCGTCGTCGACGGTCACAACATCTGGCGGGGCGACCTCTCGGGTGCTTTCGACGCGCTTCAGTCGCTGCGCGAGGTCGGGGCGGGGGGCGTCGCGGCCTCGACCTCGACATCGCTGCTGCACGTACCGCACGACGTCGACGACGAGTCGAAGCTCGACGCTCGCCTCGTGTCCTGGCTCGCGTTCGCCGACCAGAAGACCGCCCAGGTGGTCACCCTCGCGAAGGGTCTCGCAGAAGGGCGTGACGCGATCGAGGATGCGCTCGACGCGGCGTCGGCGGCGCTCGCCGACCGCGTGGATGCTCCCGGCGTGCGCGACGGCGCGGTGCGTGCGCGCACGGCCGCGCTGCAGGAGGCCGACTACACCCGTGAGGACTACTCGCTGCGCGTGGCCGCACAGGACGAGGCGCTCGCTCTTCCGGCCCTGCCGCTGACGACGATCGGCTCCTTCCCGCAGACCGGCGACATCAGGCGCGCGCGCGCCCGCTTCACGCGCGGGGAGATCACCTCCGACGAGTACGAGGGTTTTCTGCGCGAGGAGATCTCACGCGTCGTCGCGCTCCAGGAGCAGCTGGGACTGGATGTGCTCGTGCACGGCGAGCCCGAGCGCAATGACATGGTGCAGTACTTCGCCGAGAACCTCGACGGGTTCGAGGTCACCGAGAACGGCTGGGTGCAGTCGTACGGCTCCCGCGCGACGCGCCCGTCGATCCTGTGGGGCGATGTGTCGCGCCCGGCGCCGATCACCGTGGCTTGGTCGTCGTTCGCGCAGTCGCTGACGTCCAAGCCGGTCAAGGGCATGCTCACCGGTCCCGTCACGATCCTCGCGTGGTCGTTCGTGCGCGATGACCAGCCGCTGGGCGAGACGGCCGATCAGGTCGCCCTCGCGCTGCGCGACGAGATCGCCGACCTCGAGGCCGCCGGCATCGGCGTGATCCAGGTCGACGAGCCGGCGCTGCGCGAGCTGCTGCCGCTGAAGAAGGCCGATCAGCCCGCGTACCTGCAGTGGTCGGTCGACTCGTTCCGTCTCGCCACGGCGGCCGCCGAGACGGCGACGCAGATCCACACGCACCTCTGCTACTCCGAGTTCGGCGTCGTCATCGACGCCATCCGGGCGCTCGACGCCGACGTCACCTCGATCGAGGCGGCGCGCAGCCGGATGGAGGTGGTCACCGACGTCGCGGCCTCCGGCTTCGACCACGGCATCGGGCCCGGCGTGTACGACATCCACTCGCCGCGGGTGCCGAGCGCCGCGGAGGTGGAGTCGCTTCTGCGCCGCGCCGTCGAGGAGATCCCGCTGCGTCAGTTGTGGGTCAATCCCGACTGCGGGCTGAAGACCCGCGGATACGAAGAGACGAACGCCTCACTGGCGAACATCGTCGAGGCCGCCCGCACCGTGCGCGACGAGGTCTCCGCCACGGTCTGA
- a CDS encoding methylenetetrahydrofolate reductase, with protein MPVDPPRIADAGRADSTVPFSFELYPPRTESSTQALHETVRTLAAAGPRFLSVTYGAGGSTGGRSLEVLRFIREHTDVEPLAHLTCVGNTYAGATTLIREFLDAGILSFLALRGDPPFGSDEPFLGDLESAAQLVQLIDRVQAERAPYEEQAVPGAPGAVRVSPRRRVSIAVAAFPKGHPRSTHRTQDVESLLAKQAAGATQAITQLFFHADDYLAFVERARVAGVTIPILPGIMPITSPARLARVLELTGEDLPGELAVALEVEPTAEGRAEIGIAWAAELVRRVVEGGAPGVHLYAFNQHTTVLRVLAEAGILQRTAVH; from the coding sequence ATGCCCGTCGATCCGCCCCGCATCGCCGATGCCGGTCGTGCGGACTCGACCGTCCCGTTCTCCTTCGAGCTCTACCCGCCGCGCACGGAGTCCTCCACGCAGGCGCTGCACGAGACGGTGCGCACTCTCGCTGCGGCGGGGCCCCGCTTCCTGTCCGTCACCTACGGCGCCGGCGGATCCACGGGCGGCCGCTCCCTCGAGGTGCTGCGGTTCATCCGCGAGCATACCGACGTCGAGCCGCTCGCCCACCTCACCTGCGTGGGCAACACCTATGCCGGGGCGACGACCCTCATCCGCGAGTTCCTCGACGCCGGCATCCTCAGCTTCCTCGCCCTCCGCGGCGACCCGCCATTCGGCTCGGACGAGCCGTTTCTCGGCGACTTGGAGAGTGCGGCGCAGCTCGTGCAGCTCATCGACCGGGTGCAGGCCGAGCGCGCCCCGTACGAGGAGCAGGCCGTGCCCGGGGCACCGGGTGCCGTGCGCGTCTCGCCGCGGCGCAGGGTGAGCATCGCGGTCGCCGCCTTCCCGAAGGGGCATCCGCGTTCGACGCATCGCACGCAGGACGTCGAGTCGCTGCTCGCCAAGCAGGCCGCAGGCGCCACCCAGGCGATCACCCAGCTGTTCTTCCACGCCGACGACTACCTCGCCTTCGTCGAGCGCGCCCGCGTGGCCGGGGTCACCATCCCGATCCTTCCCGGCATCATGCCCATCACCTCTCCGGCCCGCCTGGCCAGGGTGCTCGAGCTCACGGGCGAAGATCTGCCCGGCGAGCTCGCCGTCGCGCTCGAGGTGGAGCCCACGGCAGAGGGGCGCGCCGAGATCGGTATCGCCTGGGCGGCCGAGCTCGTGCGGCGCGTCGTCGAGGGCGGCGCCCCCGGCGTGCACCTGTACGCCTTCAACCAGCACACCACCGTCCTCCGCGTGCTCGCGGAGGCGGGGATCCTTCAGCGAACGGCCGTCCACTGA
- a CDS encoding S9 family peptidase: MPVSPYGSWPSPISAADLAVSGARLDGARFAANGIHWGESVAQEKGRMSVRRMDENGAIHEVLRAPWSTRSRVHEYGGGSWTVADDGTLFFVDAEDQRVRRLDPGAREPIALTAVGPRYGGLALQHGRLLAVREDLRPDPHRRAIVIVPQDGSAADDDAALTVIVQGSAFWAHPALSPDGTRVACVEWSGRRMPWESARLLLAAVGDDASAVLETRAALQPEWVDDRTLLYADDPTGRWNLQRVAVDGLSPRGDARPVAPADADTGGGLWVLGQRWYRPLADGRVVAVRTNGADELVVLSPDGEERSLPVPFTADLSIEDARTDAAGTRVLVTGQGDQVTPGLWIVDIDDDVVVALRGGDAADPAWIPPARRMTFPGPRGPVHAFDHPPANPDASAPEGELPPYIVSVHGGPTAHVSGAVALWIAHLTSRGIGVLEVNYGGSSGYGRAYRERLDRQWGIVDVDDVIAAARGLVDEGIADPRRLAIRGGSAGGWTVLSALVRGGVFAAGISRYGVSDLRTLAEDTHDFERYYLDGLVGPLPDAEAVYIERSPLTHAERIDVPVLILQGEDDRVVPPAQSEAIRDALAARGVPHEYLLFPGEGHGFRQAETVIAAAEAELAFLGRVFRFTPAPDAAP; the protein is encoded by the coding sequence ATGCCCGTTTCGCCCTACGGATCCTGGCCCTCGCCGATCTCGGCCGCCGACCTCGCCGTCTCGGGCGCACGGCTGGACGGCGCCCGCTTCGCCGCGAACGGCATCCACTGGGGCGAATCGGTCGCGCAGGAGAAGGGGCGCATGAGCGTGCGCCGCATGGACGAGAACGGCGCGATCCACGAGGTGCTCCGCGCGCCGTGGAGCACCCGCTCCCGCGTGCACGAGTACGGCGGGGGGTCGTGGACCGTTGCCGACGACGGCACCCTGTTCTTCGTCGACGCCGAGGATCAGCGTGTCAGGCGTCTGGATCCGGGCGCCCGGGAGCCCATCGCCCTCACCGCCGTCGGCCCGCGCTACGGCGGGCTCGCTCTGCAGCATGGGCGCCTGCTCGCCGTGCGCGAAGACCTGCGCCCCGACCCGCATCGGCGAGCGATCGTCATCGTCCCGCAAGACGGCTCCGCGGCCGACGACGATGCCGCGTTGACCGTGATCGTGCAGGGCAGCGCGTTCTGGGCGCACCCCGCGCTCTCCCCCGACGGCACGCGCGTCGCGTGCGTGGAGTGGAGCGGACGGCGGATGCCGTGGGAGTCGGCGAGACTGCTGCTCGCTGCCGTCGGCGACGATGCGAGCGCGGTCCTGGAGACGCGCGCCGCGCTGCAGCCCGAGTGGGTCGATGACCGCACCCTGCTGTACGCCGACGACCCGACGGGGCGCTGGAACCTGCAGCGCGTCGCGGTGGACGGGCTCTCCCCGCGCGGAGACGCGCGTCCCGTAGCCCCCGCCGATGCCGACACGGGCGGCGGACTGTGGGTGCTGGGCCAGCGTTGGTACCGGCCGCTGGCCGACGGCCGTGTCGTCGCGGTGCGCACGAACGGCGCCGACGAGCTGGTCGTCCTCTCGCCGGACGGCGAGGAGCGGTCCCTGCCTGTGCCGTTCACCGCCGACCTCAGCATCGAGGATGCGCGCACGGATGCCGCCGGAACACGGGTGCTCGTGACCGGACAGGGCGATCAGGTCACGCCAGGACTGTGGATCGTCGACATCGACGACGACGTGGTCGTGGCCCTGCGCGGCGGCGACGCCGCTGATCCGGCATGGATCCCCCCGGCGCGGAGGATGACCTTCCCCGGTCCGCGGGGCCCGGTGCACGCGTTCGACCATCCGCCGGCCAACCCCGACGCCTCCGCACCGGAGGGCGAGCTGCCGCCCTACATCGTCTCGGTGCACGGCGGGCCGACCGCGCACGTCTCCGGCGCCGTGGCACTGTGGATCGCCCATCTCACCAGTCGCGGCATCGGCGTGCTCGAGGTGAACTACGGCGGCTCCAGCGGTTACGGGCGCGCGTACCGCGAACGCCTGGACAGGCAGTGGGGCATCGTCGACGTCGACGACGTCATCGCCGCCGCACGCGGCCTCGTCGACGAGGGCATCGCCGATCCGCGGCGGCTTGCGATTCGCGGCGGCTCGGCCGGCGGCTGGACCGTGCTGTCGGCCCTCGTGCGCGGCGGTGTGTTCGCCGCGGGGATCAGCCGCTACGGCGTGAGCGACCTGCGCACGCTCGCCGAAGACACCCACGACTTCGAGCGCTACTACCTCGACGGCCTCGTCGGCCCCCTCCCCGATGCCGAAGCGGTGTACATCGAGCGCTCACCGCTCACGCACGCCGAACGCATCGACGTGCCCGTGCTCATCCTGCAAGGCGAAGACGATCGTGTCGTGCCGCCCGCGCAGTCCGAGGCGATCCGCGACGCCCTCGCCGCCCGCGGCGTGCCGCACGAATACCTGCTCTTCCCCGGCGAGGGGCACGGCTTCCGACAGGCGGAGACGGTGATCGCCGCCGCCGAGGCGGAGCTTGCCTTCCTCGGCCGGGTCTTCCGCTTCACGCCCGCGCCTGACGCCGCGCCCTGA